The Acidimicrobiia bacterium genome includes a window with the following:
- a CDS encoding endo-1,3-alpha-glucanase family glycosylhydrolase, which translates to MSVVVAVVAALGVVAAPAAGAASSTGRAAASAPAPAAAQGPDASTLREGAVPVLAYYYIWYDPTTWDTKKSDLPKLGKYSSDDTRVMRQQVEWAKQAGIDGFIVSWKETPQLDRRLEKLVEVARAEDFKLAIIYQGLDYSRNPLPGGAPRVAQDLDWFTLHYGNDPVFHIFSKPLVIWSGTWEFSPTDIALVTAPRRSNLLILASERNVDGYSRLADSVDGNAYYWSSVNPRTYKGYVSKLVEMGRAAQAHGGLWIAPAAPGFDARKIGGSTVVPRDEGKTLDEEITAAFASKPDALGLISWNEFSESSYIEPSQNYGFTYLNAVGERLGDGPPVVDPSALAGSHTKSDTTDSSSPGKGFPLGVVVLPAFVLFFVVTLVVAARRGRPRGGHDGGSGGDQGGGEGGGGSPHGGHRPPPPEGSRRARREARRRFPAGITGFRIGTRPAPPRPPAGPTDPRREPVPAGAPTAPRSSEDEPAPASVARQP; encoded by the coding sequence GTGAGCGTCGTCGTCGCAGTCGTTGCCGCGCTCGGCGTGGTCGCGGCGCCGGCCGCGGGCGCCGCGAGCTCGACCGGTCGCGCCGCCGCGTCCGCACCGGCTCCGGCGGCCGCGCAGGGACCCGACGCGAGCACGTTGCGCGAAGGTGCCGTGCCGGTTCTCGCGTACTACTACATCTGGTACGACCCGACGACGTGGGACACGAAGAAGTCCGACCTGCCGAAGCTGGGGAAGTACTCGAGTGACGACACGCGCGTCATGCGCCAGCAGGTCGAGTGGGCGAAGCAAGCGGGGATCGACGGCTTCATCGTGAGCTGGAAGGAGACCCCGCAGCTCGACCGCCGGCTCGAGAAGCTCGTCGAGGTCGCGCGTGCCGAGGACTTCAAGCTCGCGATCATCTACCAGGGTCTCGACTACAGCCGGAACCCGTTGCCGGGCGGCGCGCCGCGCGTCGCGCAGGACCTCGACTGGTTCACCCTGCACTACGGCAACGACCCGGTCTTCCACATCTTCTCGAAGCCGCTCGTCATCTGGTCGGGGACGTGGGAGTTCAGCCCGACCGACATCGCGCTCGTGACCGCACCCCGCCGCAGCAACCTCTTGATCCTCGCGTCGGAGCGCAACGTCGACGGCTACTCGCGCCTCGCGGACTCCGTCGACGGCAACGCGTACTACTGGTCGTCGGTGAACCCGCGCACGTACAAGGGCTACGTCAGCAAGCTCGTCGAGATGGGACGCGCGGCACAGGCCCACGGCGGCCTCTGGATCGCGCCCGCCGCGCCCGGGTTCGACGCCCGCAAGATCGGCGGGTCGACCGTCGTGCCGCGCGACGAGGGCAAGACGCTCGACGAGGAGATCACCGCCGCGTTCGCGTCCAAGCCCGACGCGCTCGGGCTCATCAGCTGGAACGAGTTCAGCGAGAGCTCGTACATCGAGCCCAGTCAGAACTACGGCTTCACGTACCTCAACGCGGTCGGCGAACGCCTCGGGGACGGTCCGCCCGTCGTCGACCCGAGCGCGCTCGCGGGCTCGCACACGAAGAGCGACACCACGGACTCGAGCTCGCCGGGGAAGGGCTTCCCCTTGGGCGTCGTCGTGCTGCCCGCGTTCGTGCTGTTCTTCGTCGTGACGCTCGTGGTCGCGGCGCGGCGAGGCCGGCCGCGGGGCGGCCACGACGGCGGCTCGGGTGGCGACCAGGGCGGCGGTGAGGGCGGCGGCGGCTCGCCGCACGGTGGTCACCGGCCACCGCCGCCGGAGGGCAGCCGTCGCGCGCGCCGCGAAGCCCGCCGGCGGTTCCCGGCCGGCATCACCGGCTTCCGGATCGGGACCCGTCCCGCCCCGCCCCGTCCGCCTGCCGGACCCACCGACCCGCGGCGCGAACCCGTGCCGGCGGGTGCACCGACGGCGCCGCGGTCCTCCGAGGACGAGCCGGCGCCCGCGAGCGTCGCGCGGCAGCCGTGA
- a CDS encoding alkaline phosphatase D family protein, protein MTRPDPQGSAVVSRRRFLVASAGVAGGVALAGCSGGSSSSPAKPVLDPVTSPVAASADARVRLSWRSAARARTYDVEVNGTVVASGLTQSSYVLAPGDGATGLAEGPNRWRVRAVNGSSTRWSDPGTFAVVPVGVVQVRRFDHEDDGDIDLTTRSATGTTLAVASTAAFGPGKGLVMRATDPADAVASKNHLQQPISQCWVRLAVRPQQWQRDGAVVHLMRIRSQEQTGATETLLWTTGRGLSVSSAPRAVVPMQRSAWTQVQVGVDADGGVELWSYDGRTEKLVARARNDTLTGAIKDAIALGNDRGSPGTTFEVHLDGFAVGEQRLAWANPLLPATLQRPKRLDPRALPTPFTFCFGSCNNAKSAPFRNTALGAAAATDPDFLIHLGDYGYPDSNAYRQSVNGYHALWSDLLVEDQLARLATKPWIYIASDHDMGRNDCDSTTCLPAASTAFAEWQNNDPAADGVGRYGSVTLDNGRVLLIWTEGIAFRSPLAMPDGPGKTVLGPKQKAWLLDLLRTTTARLVIIASQTSIGFVTGSDWSPYQTERAEVIRACQASPAAAVRFVSGDYHHAAWSRFGPKVAEWLAAPMAEFPEPAYVPDTLVDASATAAIGPGFDSRPHALAGETWAQFDAASSFGHVEIDGNAGTATFEVRDSTGNVRVDDHGFRFHEVVQYA, encoded by the coding sequence GTGACGCGCCCGGACCCGCAAGGGTCCGCTGTCGTCTCGCGGCGGCGCTTCCTCGTCGCGTCGGCCGGTGTCGCGGGCGGCGTCGCGCTGGCCGGCTGCAGTGGCGGCTCGAGCTCGAGCCCGGCGAAACCGGTGCTCGACCCCGTGACGTCGCCGGTCGCCGCCAGCGCGGACGCGCGTGTCCGGCTGTCGTGGCGTTCCGCGGCACGGGCCCGGACCTACGACGTCGAGGTGAACGGCACGGTCGTCGCGTCGGGTCTGACGCAGTCGTCGTACGTGCTGGCTCCCGGTGACGGCGCGACGGGTCTCGCCGAGGGCCCGAACCGGTGGCGCGTGCGCGCCGTCAACGGGTCGTCGACGCGCTGGAGCGACCCGGGCACGTTCGCGGTCGTGCCGGTCGGTGTCGTGCAGGTGCGCAGGTTCGACCACGAGGACGACGGCGACATCGACCTGACGACGCGGTCCGCCACCGGGACGACCCTCGCGGTCGCATCCACCGCGGCCTTCGGTCCCGGCAAGGGGCTGGTGATGCGGGCAACCGACCCTGCCGATGCGGTCGCGTCGAAGAACCACCTGCAGCAGCCGATCTCGCAGTGCTGGGTCCGGCTCGCCGTCCGTCCGCAACAGTGGCAGCGCGACGGCGCCGTGGTGCATCTCATGCGGATTCGCTCGCAGGAGCAGACGGGCGCGACCGAGACGCTCCTGTGGACGACGGGACGCGGCCTGTCCGTCAGCAGTGCGCCGCGCGCCGTCGTCCCGATGCAGCGCAGCGCGTGGACCCAGGTACAGGTCGGCGTGGACGCCGACGGCGGCGTCGAGCTGTGGAGCTACGACGGACGCACCGAGAAGCTCGTCGCGCGGGCGCGCAACGACACGTTGACCGGCGCGATCAAGGACGCGATCGCGCTCGGGAACGACCGCGGCAGCCCGGGGACGACGTTCGAGGTGCACCTCGACGGGTTCGCGGTCGGCGAGCAGCGTCTCGCGTGGGCGAACCCGCTGCTCCCGGCGACGCTGCAGCGTCCGAAGCGCCTCGACCCGCGTGCGCTCCCCACCCCGTTCACGTTCTGCTTCGGGTCGTGCAACAACGCCAAGTCCGCGCCGTTCCGCAACACCGCCCTCGGCGCAGCCGCGGCGACGGATCCCGACTTCCTGATCCACCTCGGCGACTACGGCTATCCAGACAGCAACGCGTACCGGCAGAGCGTCAACGGCTACCACGCGCTCTGGAGCGACCTGCTCGTCGAGGACCAGCTCGCGCGCCTGGCGACGAAGCCGTGGATCTACATCGCGTCGGACCACGACATGGGCCGCAACGACTGCGACAGCACAACCTGTCTCCCCGCCGCGAGCACCGCCTTCGCCGAGTGGCAGAACAACGACCCGGCGGCCGACGGCGTGGGCCGGTACGGCAGCGTCACGCTCGACAACGGGCGCGTCCTGCTGATCTGGACGGAGGGCATCGCCTTCCGGTCACCGCTCGCGATGCCCGACGGCCCGGGGAAGACGGTGCTGGGCCCGAAGCAGAAGGCGTGGCTGCTCGACCTGTTGCGGACCACCACCGCGCGTCTGGTGATCATCGCATCGCAGACGTCGATCGGCTTCGTCACGGGCAGCGACTGGTCGCCTTACCAGACAGAGCGCGCCGAGGTGATCCGCGCGTGCCAGGCGTCGCCGGCCGCCGCCGTGCGGTTCGTCAGCGGCGACTACCACCATGCGGCCTGGTCCCGCTTCGGCCCGAAGGTGGCCGAGTGGCTCGCGGCACCGATGGCCGAGTTCCCGGAGCCCGCGTACGTGCCGGACACGCTCGTCGACGCGTCGGCCACGGCCGCCATCGGTCCGGGGTTCGACTCACGCCCACACGCGCTCGCGGGCGAGACCTGGGCGCAGTTCGACGCGGCGTCGTCGTTCGGCCACGTCGAGATCGACGGGAACGCCGGGACCGCGACGTTCGAGGTGCGTGACAGCACCGGGAACGTGCGCGTCGACGACCACGGCTTCCGGTTCCACGAGGTCGTGCAGTACGCGTAA
- a CDS encoding metallophosphoesterase, whose translation MRRRRLLGAIAPVALVLSTLAVVAAPPAGAATATQLRRYPYLTDAVGTAMTVNWGTDRSATTGSVAWGAVDGSGGCTPSNTVAGTKTGITVNNVAEYQWKAMLTLPAAGTYCYRVFLGTTDLLGSDPSPRFTTQVPAGSTQPFSFAVLGDWGQTDANGNNADQANVLSRLASSGVAFTVTVGDNGYPSGSQTNYGDLQQHAANVSAIFGPSFWAVPGRSIPVFPASGNHGFTASATSPHTELLNWPQDRVAAASHGSYVKQLYCCVNGTNAAYYSSAWYAFDAGNARFYVLQATWADGNVGTGTVYSDDYAAHWTPSSPEYQWLQADLAAHPGGLKFAFFHYPMYSDQKSQSSDTYLRGPSSLEGLLASNGVNLAFNGHAHVYERNTANGPGTIPSYVTGGGGGTLEPIGEVGCSSWDAYAIGWSPTKSKGSKCGAAPVPDAAARVFHFLKVTVNGSQVTVAPTDELGRTFDVQTYDFSGAVPPDTVIDSAPTGATNATSASVAFHSTLPGATFACSVDGGTVSPCTSPLTLNGLTDGAHTVSVAATVAGLTDPSPAIASWTVDTTAPAAPTGLSANAGSSVTLSWSAATDPSGIASYDVLRNGAIVTTVPGSTTSALDTTVVPNTTYQYQVVAHDGAGNASAPSAPLMVTTPPPTAAIFSDGFESGTLSAWTSWSGLTVESAITHTGSFAAQANTTTGATYAKKTLPSTYTDAYSRVFVNLQSASSQVNLLRHRTAADASLAYVFVTASGQLGVRNDVAGTTTTSSAAILPGSGWHEVELHTIVNGTSSTIEVWLDGVRVDALSTTSANLGTTAVGKMQIGEVQSGRTYNVVFDDAAFGTQRVGP comes from the coding sequence ATGCGTCGCCGTCGTCTGCTCGGGGCGATCGCCCCGGTCGCACTCGTTCTCTCGACACTCGCGGTGGTCGCAGCACCGCCCGCCGGTGCCGCCACCGCAACGCAGCTCCGTCGCTACCCGTACCTGACGGATGCGGTCGGGACCGCGATGACCGTCAACTGGGGCACCGACCGGTCGGCGACGACCGGGTCGGTCGCCTGGGGCGCCGTCGACGGGTCCGGCGGCTGCACGCCGTCGAACACCGTCGCCGGGACGAAGACCGGCATCACGGTCAACAACGTCGCCGAGTACCAGTGGAAGGCGATGCTGACGCTGCCCGCCGCGGGGACGTACTGCTACCGCGTGTTCCTCGGCACGACCGACCTGCTCGGCTCGGATCCGTCACCCCGCTTCACGACCCAGGTGCCCGCGGGGTCGACGCAGCCGTTCTCGTTCGCCGTCCTCGGCGACTGGGGCCAGACCGACGCCAACGGCAACAACGCCGACCAGGCGAACGTCCTCTCGCGGCTCGCGAGCAGCGGGGTGGCGTTCACGGTGACGGTCGGCGACAACGGGTACCCGTCGGGCAGCCAGACGAACTACGGCGACCTCCAGCAGCACGCGGCCAACGTGAGCGCGATCTTCGGCCCGTCGTTCTGGGCCGTGCCGGGCCGTTCGATCCCGGTCTTCCCGGCAAGCGGCAACCACGGCTTCACCGCGAGCGCGACGAGTCCGCACACCGAGCTCCTCAACTGGCCCCAGGACCGTGTCGCGGCGGCGTCGCACGGCTCGTACGTGAAGCAGCTGTACTGCTGCGTCAACGGCACGAACGCGGCGTACTACTCGAGCGCGTGGTACGCCTTCGACGCCGGCAACGCGCGGTTCTACGTGCTGCAGGCCACGTGGGCCGACGGCAACGTCGGCACGGGCACCGTCTACTCCGACGACTACGCCGCGCACTGGACGCCGAGCAGCCCCGAGTACCAGTGGCTGCAGGCCGATCTCGCGGCCCATCCCGGCGGCCTGAAGTTCGCGTTCTTCCACTATCCGATGTACTCCGACCAGAAGTCGCAGAGCTCCGACACGTACCTGCGCGGGCCGAGCAGCCTCGAGGGCCTCCTCGCGTCGAACGGCGTCAACCTCGCGTTCAACGGCCACGCACACGTGTACGAGCGCAACACCGCGAACGGGCCGGGGACGATCCCCAGCTACGTCACCGGCGGCGGAGGCGGGACGCTCGAGCCGATCGGAGAGGTCGGCTGCAGCTCGTGGGACGCGTACGCGATCGGGTGGTCGCCGACGAAGTCCAAGGGCTCGAAGTGCGGCGCCGCGCCGGTCCCTGACGCTGCCGCACGGGTGTTCCACTTCCTGAAGGTCACCGTGAACGGCTCGCAGGTCACGGTCGCGCCGACCGACGAGCTCGGCCGCACGTTCGACGTCCAGACCTACGACTTCTCGGGTGCGGTACCGCCGGACACTGTCATCGACAGCGCACCGACGGGCGCGACGAACGCGACGTCCGCGTCGGTCGCCTTCCACTCGACGCTGCCGGGCGCGACGTTCGCGTGCTCGGTCGACGGCGGGACGGTGTCGCCGTGCACGAGCCCGCTCACGCTGAACGGGCTCACCGACGGCGCGCACACCGTGAGCGTCGCCGCCACCGTCGCCGGTCTGACGGACCCGAGCCCTGCGATCGCGTCGTGGACGGTCGACACGACCGCGCCTGCCGCGCCGACCGGGTTGAGCGCGAACGCGGGGTCGAGCGTGACGTTGTCGTGGAGCGCGGCAACCGATCCGTCGGGGATCGCGTCGTACGACGTGCTCCGCAACGGCGCGATCGTGACGACGGTTCCCGGCTCGACCACGAGCGCGCTCGACACGACCGTGGTGCCGAACACGACCTACCAGTACCAGGTCGTCGCGCACGACGGCGCCGGGAACGCGTCTGCGCCGAGCGCGCCGCTCATGGTGACGACGCCTCCGCCGACCGCCGCGATCTTCAGTGACGGCTTCGAGTCGGGGACGCTGAGCGCCTGGACGTCGTGGTCCGGGTTGACCGTCGAGAGCGCGATCACGCACACCGGGTCGTTCGCCGCGCAGGCGAACACCACGACCGGCGCGACCTACGCGAAGAAGACGCTCCCGTCGACGTACACGGACGCGTACTCACGCGTGTTCGTGAACCTGCAGAGCGCGTCCAGCCAGGTGAACCTCCTGCGCCACCGGACCGCCGCCGACGCCTCGCTGGCCTACGTGTTCGTGACCGCGTCCGGCCAGCTGGGGGTCCGCAACGACGTCGCGGGCACGACGACCACGAGCAGCGCGGCGATCCTGCCGGGCAGCGGCTGGCACGAGGTCGAGCTGCACACGATCGTCAACGGGACCTCGAGCACGATCGAGGTGTGGCTCGACGGCGTGCGGGTCGACGCGCTGTCGACGACCTCCGCGAACCTCGGCACGACCGCGGTCGGCAAGATGCAGATCGGAGAGGTCCAGAGCGGCCGCACCTACAACGTGGTGTTCGACGACGCCGCCTTCGGCACCCAGCGGGTCGGTCCGTAA
- a CDS encoding arylsulfatase: MVRAARVGVTVPESVSEPSRYPAFPPRGTNVVLVVLDDLGFAQLGCFGSDMDTPTFDALARDGLRFTNFHTTALCSPTRACLLTGRNHHRVGVGFLPDVPMRFAGYTGRIPPEAATMADMLSAEGYATFAVGKWHLTPRDERTPAGPYEQWPLGKGFDRFYGFLGGDSNQWTPDLVQDNTCIDPPRRPEDGYHLTEDLADRAVAYLRELRVHQPERPFFLYFSTGATHAPHHVPREFVERYRGRFDDGWDAWRERTLERQKRLGVVPERAELSARPPWVQEWASLPTDERRLYARMQEVFAAFLTHTDTHLARVLAAIDELGETDRTIVLVVSDNGCSSEGGPHGSVNELRFIADMHEDLEQNLAMIEELGGFRTYNHYPWGWALAGNTPLRRWKRYTWEGGIRDPLIIRWPARVPDPGGVRAQYCHAVDVLPTVLDACGVPLPSVVRGVPQMSYDGASLAPIVDGADAPEQRRVQYYEMWGSRAIYANGWKAVTDHVNQQHRGERELTEGSADFATDEWLLFHVDEDFAEVHDVAEQRPDVLRELVDRWWVEAGRNGVLPIDDGIVNRFAHVDFRWLTGRRRFDLPPGTSVHEEAGPSLVGNDFAMVAVLDEPLVPTTTGVLCEQGDWTNGWAWFVADGTLTWVLNNVGASVHRVSVPVPAGATRLGFAFTRSSPGGTGTLYADGDEITSARIPVDVPFRWSPNGAFLTIGYGRGFPVCDDYTPPARFDGALHRVVITTGRAALPDPAVELETALRHQ, encoded by the coding sequence GTGGTTCGTGCAGCGCGCGTCGGTGTGACGGTGCCGGAGTCGGTGTCGGAGCCGTCGCGGTACCCCGCGTTCCCGCCGCGCGGGACGAACGTCGTGCTCGTCGTGCTCGACGATCTCGGGTTCGCGCAGCTGGGTTGCTTCGGCTCGGACATGGACACGCCGACGTTCGACGCGCTCGCGCGTGACGGGTTGCGCTTCACGAACTTCCACACGACCGCGCTGTGCTCACCGACACGCGCGTGCCTGCTGACGGGCCGGAACCATCACCGCGTCGGCGTCGGCTTCCTTCCCGACGTCCCGATGCGCTTCGCGGGTTACACGGGGCGCATACCGCCCGAGGCGGCGACGATGGCCGACATGCTGAGCGCCGAGGGCTACGCGACGTTCGCCGTCGGAAAGTGGCACCTCACGCCGCGCGACGAACGCACCCCGGCCGGGCCCTACGAGCAGTGGCCGCTGGGAAAGGGCTTCGACCGCTTCTACGGCTTCCTCGGCGGGGACTCCAACCAGTGGACACCCGACCTCGTGCAGGACAACACGTGCATCGACCCGCCCCGCCGTCCCGAGGACGGCTACCACCTGACCGAGGACCTCGCGGACCGTGCGGTCGCGTACCTCCGCGAGCTGCGGGTCCACCAACCGGAGCGGCCGTTCTTCCTCTACTTCTCGACGGGTGCGACGCACGCGCCGCATCACGTCCCCCGCGAGTTCGTCGAGCGGTACCGGGGACGGTTCGACGACGGGTGGGACGCGTGGCGCGAGCGCACCTTGGAACGTCAGAAGCGGCTCGGAGTCGTGCCCGAGCGGGCCGAGCTGTCGGCGCGGCCACCCTGGGTCCAGGAGTGGGCCTCGCTCCCCACCGACGAGCGACGGTTGTACGCGCGCATGCAAGAGGTGTTCGCCGCGTTCCTGACCCACACCGATACGCACCTCGCACGCGTGCTCGCCGCGATCGACGAGCTCGGTGAGACGGACCGGACGATCGTGCTCGTCGTCTCCGACAACGGCTGCTCGTCGGAGGGTGGGCCGCACGGGTCGGTCAACGAGCTGCGGTTCATCGCCGACATGCACGAGGATCTCGAGCAGAACCTCGCGATGATCGAGGAGCTGGGCGGGTTCCGCACGTACAACCACTACCCGTGGGGCTGGGCGTTGGCCGGCAACACGCCGTTGCGCCGCTGGAAGCGCTACACGTGGGAAGGCGGCATCCGCGACCCGCTGATCATCCGGTGGCCGGCGCGCGTCCCCGACCCGGGGGGCGTGCGTGCGCAGTACTGCCACGCGGTCGACGTGCTGCCGACGGTGCTCGACGCCTGCGGTGTCCCGCTGCCGTCGGTCGTGCGCGGCGTCCCGCAGATGTCGTACGACGGCGCGTCGCTCGCGCCGATCGTCGACGGTGCCGACGCGCCCGAGCAGCGCCGCGTGCAGTACTACGAGATGTGGGGGAGCCGCGCGATCTACGCGAACGGCTGGAAGGCCGTCACCGACCACGTCAACCAGCAGCACCGCGGTGAGCGCGAGCTGACCGAGGGGAGCGCGGACTTCGCGACGGACGAATGGCTGCTCTTCCACGTCGACGAGGACTTCGCCGAGGTCCACGACGTCGCCGAGCAGCGGCCCGACGTCCTGCGCGAGCTCGTCGACCGCTGGTGGGTCGAGGCGGGTCGCAACGGTGTGCTCCCGATCGACGACGGCATCGTGAACCGGTTCGCGCACGTCGACTTCCGCTGGCTGACGGGGCGCAGACGCTTCGACCTGCCACCGGGCACGTCCGTGCACGAGGAGGCGGGCCCGTCGCTCGTCGGGAACGACTTCGCGATGGTCGCGGTGCTCGACGAGCCGCTCGTGCCGACGACCACGGGCGTCCTGTGCGAGCAGGGCGACTGGACGAACGGCTGGGCGTGGTTCGTCGCCGACGGCACGCTCACGTGGGTGCTCAACAACGTCGGCGCGTCCGTGCACCGCGTCTCGGTACCGGTTCCCGCCGGCGCGACCCGGCTCGGCTTCGCGTTCACACGCTCGTCGCCTGGAGGCACCGGCACGCTGTACGCGGACGGCGACGAGATCACGAGCGCACGCATCCCGGTCGACGTCCCGTTCCGTTGGAGCCCGAACGGCGCGTTCCTCACGATCGGGTACGGCCGCGGGTTCCCGGTGTGCGACGACTACACGCCGCCGGCGCGCTTCGACGGCGCGTTGCACCGGGTCGTGATCACGACGGGCCGCGCGGCGTTGCCCGATCCCGCGGTGGAGCTCGAGACCGCGCTGCGCCACCAGTGA
- a CDS encoding MarR family transcriptional regulator: MTARRETPDDVAVVREGVRREFPDVDADAAATLLAVVRAARHVSAWVQDTLKPLGLNDSDAVVLVALALAGPPHAMTATRLNEVLVVTSGGITRTVDRLANAQLVRRVRDTQDARRVNVKLTARGHRVAGEVLGTLLDAFAERDGAAQLARVIPAMTRVLGAFARVTPAR, encoded by the coding sequence GTGACCGCGCGCCGGGAGACGCCCGACGACGTCGCGGTCGTCCGTGAGGGGGTGCGTCGCGAGTTCCCCGACGTCGATGCAGATGCCGCCGCGACGCTTCTGGCAGTCGTACGCGCGGCTCGGCACGTGAGCGCGTGGGTGCAGGACACGCTCAAGCCTCTCGGGCTCAACGACTCTGACGCCGTCGTCCTCGTCGCGCTCGCGCTCGCCGGTCCACCGCACGCGATGACGGCGACGCGGCTCAACGAGGTCCTGGTCGTCACCTCCGGCGGCATCACCCGCACCGTCGACCGACTGGCGAACGCGCAACTCGTGCGACGAGTGCGCGACACGCAGGACGCGCGTCGTGTGAACGTCAAGCTGACGGCACGCGGTCACCGCGTGGCGGGCGAAGTGCTCGGGACATTGCTCGACGCGTTCGCCGAGCGCGACGGCGCGGCGCAGCTCGCGCGTGTGATCCCGGCGATGACTCGGGTGCTCGGCGCATTTGCGCGCGTCACGCCTGCGCGCTGA
- a CDS encoding TauD/TfdA family dioxygenase, with protein sequence MEVRRLNGALGAVVDGVSLESIDDATFAQVRTALLEHQVLFFRDQDLGDDGQLALARRFGTPSVYPISKHFGGTQALHVIADSADSPPDADNWHTDITWIERPPAVATLAALEIPAYGGDTMWADLYGAFERISPPLRDALRGLRVRHTQGRDFWERYSRIAGTEHLQELQQAFPGATHPLVRTHPETGRDALFVAGSFMDSIVGLHPDESAWLLEWLRRRVEDPNLQVRWSWRRGDVAIWDERCTNHRALSDHYPQDRRMRRCTVDGDTPFVRAPRETVSAQA encoded by the coding sequence ATGGAGGTGCGCAGGCTCAACGGCGCGCTCGGTGCGGTCGTGGACGGCGTGTCGTTGGAGTCGATCGACGACGCGACGTTCGCGCAGGTTCGCACCGCGCTCCTCGAGCACCAAGTCCTGTTCTTCCGCGACCAGGACCTCGGTGACGACGGTCAGCTCGCGCTCGCGCGCCGGTTCGGGACGCCGAGCGTCTACCCGATCAGCAAGCACTTCGGGGGCACGCAGGCGCTGCACGTGATCGCCGACAGCGCCGACAGCCCGCCGGACGCCGACAACTGGCACACCGACATCACCTGGATCGAGCGGCCACCCGCGGTCGCGACGCTCGCCGCGCTCGAGATCCCCGCGTACGGCGGCGACACGATGTGGGCCGACCTCTACGGCGCGTTCGAGCGCATCTCACCGCCCCTGCGAGACGCGCTGCGCGGGCTGCGCGTCCGTCACACGCAGGGCCGCGACTTCTGGGAGCGCTACTCGCGCATCGCGGGGACCGAGCACCTGCAGGAGCTGCAGCAGGCGTTCCCCGGCGCCACCCACCCCCTGGTGCGCACGCATCCCGAGACGGGCCGCGACGCGCTGTTCGTCGCCGGGTCGTTCATGGACTCGATCGTCGGCCTCCACCCCGACGAGAGCGCGTGGCTGCTCGAATGGCTGCGCCGCCGGGTCGAGGACCCGAACCTGCAGGTGCGGTGGAGCTGGCGCAGGGGCGACGTCGCGATCTGGGACGAGCGCTGCACGAACCACCGCGCCCTGAGCGACCACTACCCGCAGGACCGGCGGATGCGCCGCTGCACCGTCGACGGCGACACGCCGTTCGTGCGCGCTCCCAGAGAGACGGTCAGCGCGCAGGCGTGA